The following are from one region of the Pocillopora verrucosa isolate sample1 chromosome 3, ASM3666991v2, whole genome shotgun sequence genome:
- the LOC131787898 gene encoding rhodopsin-like, whose product MVFDTEFANDKSAILSQGITVVILFALGMVGNGILMVAYCRDHRMQTPTNMLVISHISAEFLFSVNGILVYGSSLIRLEVLEGNLCILAGTINMFLFFVSVLSLTAIAVDRYFAVVRKSHHKFTKNLVRRVVVVIWSQAVVSAIPWDLILINKPGKRFIAWVLGNCEKYLTLREHNNVPVISFRIVLWILSFMIPCVVIFYASGQILRTALNKRVRVHVLEYPRNPVDAYSKSSFTTIMITTVYFLCLIPSLVLYILREGSSGSYYSPAVHIIAKVAMSFRSVCYPVIFIARNRKFSGHVRTFLRKKCTLVQRTCAAMRCRSLNCRQGVRHVYECPTHTGRNSIHFGMNGQASELQVTPSMGMPLRIAFTDLKGISENSL is encoded by the coding sequence ATGGTTTTCGATACTGAATTTGCGAACGATAAATCTGCCATTCTCAGTCAGGGAATAACTGTAGTTATACTCTTTGCGCTGGGAATGGTTGGCAACGGAATTCTCATGGTGGCTTATTGTCGGGATCATCGCATGCAAACACCAACCAATATGTTGGTTATAAGCCACATATCCGctgagtttttgttttctgtcaaTGGCATTCTTGTGTACGGATCGAGTCTAATCCGACTTGAGGTTCTGGAAGGAAACCTCTGCATCCTCGCCGGCACTATCAACATGTTTTTGTTCTTCGTCTCTGTTCTCAGTTTGACAGCCATTGCCGTGGACCGCTACTTCGCTGTGGTGAGAAAAAGCCATCATAAGTTTACGAAGAACTTAGTGAGGCGTGTCGTGGTTGTTATTTGGAGCCAAGCTGTGGTATCCGCAATTCCCTGGGATTTGATTCTTATTAACAAGCCCGGAAAGAGATTCATCGCCTGGGTGCTAGGAAATTGCGAGAAATACCTCACTCTACGAGAGCATAACAACGTGCCCGTTATATCCTTTCGCATTGTACTTTGGATACTGTCCTTCATGATACCGTGCGTTGTGATATTCTACGCTTCTGGACAAATTCTTCGAACTGCTCTCAATAAACGAGTTCGCGTCCATGTACTGGAGTATCCGAGAAATCCCGTCGATGCTTACTCAAAGTCTTCGTTCACAACGATCATGATAACAACCGTGTACTTCCTATGTCTCATACCAAGCCTTGTATTGTATATTTTGAGAGAAGGCAGTTCCGGGTCGTACTACTCTCCAGCGGTTCATATCATTGCCAAGGTGGCTATGAGTTTTAGGTCGGTGTGTTATCCAGTGATTTTTATCGCTCGCAATCGGAAATTTTCGGGTCATGTTCGGAcgtttttaagaaagaaatgCACACTTGTTCAGCGAACTTGTGCAGCCATGCGCTGTCGATCGCTCAACTGCCGACAAGGTGTAAGGCATGTGTATGAATGTCCTACTCATACGGGGcgcaattcaattcattttgGCATGAACGGTCAAGCTTCCGAGCTTCAGGTTACGCCCTCTATGGGTATGCCACTTAGAATAGCTTTTACGGACTTAAAAGGTATCTCGGAGAATTCCTTATAG